The Cyclobacterium amurskyense genome contains the following window.
AATAGGATTTCTCCGCCCTGACAATGTCAGGGGTGAAGCTTGTCCCGTGTTTACGGGAAGTGTTGCAATCGCAAGAAAATCAGGCTGTTTGGAGATTTTAGCATAGCACCGCTATGGTGAAATTGAAAACAGCAACGATTGGGTATTTTGAAGCGATTTCAGCACGTAATAGATTGTCTATTGCATATTTCGGGTTTAAAAGCATTTTATTTTCAAGCGAATATAAAAAAATCCTGTTCCGTGAAAAACAGAACAGGATTATAATTTTATTTTAAGATGTCAGAAATCAATTTTCTGTCTCTTCTTCACCTTTTTTGCCTCTCAATGCTCTAGGGATACCAATGGTAGCGATAGTTACATTTGGACTGTTAAGTAATTCAAATTTCTCAACACTCAAATCAGCTACTTTTACAGATTTACCCAATTCAAGAGTAGAAATATCAAAAGGAATTTCATCAGGAAGATCATTTGCCAATCCTTTTACCAAAAGGGTTCTGGTTTTGATCTCAAGTTTACCACCTTTGATAATACCTGGAGAAGAACCATAAGGTCTAACAGGGATTTCCATTTTAATGGCTTTTTCATCACTGAATGCTAAAAAATCAGCATGAAGCAATACTTCACTTACTGGGTGAAATTGTGCTTCTCTAAGGATGGCTTTAATAATAGTACCTTCGATATTAAGATCCACCATGTGAACTTCTGGTGTGTAAATCAAGTCCCTGAATAGAATTGCAGGAGAAGTGAAGTGAATTTGTTCTTTGATGCCTGGTCCGTAAACTACACAAGGAACATTTCCTTCGTCACGGATTGCGTCAAGAGATCTTCTGTCGAGATTTGCTCTTTTAAACCCTATAATCTCAATTGATTTCATAATTAATGTTTAGTTATAATAATATTGAATGCTTAAATAAATAGCGAACTTATAGAAGTATTTCCGGTAACTGCATGAATCGCTTTGGCAAATAGATGCGCTACTGTTAATACTTTTATTTTAGAAGATTCCTGACTAGCTGGAATGGTATCAGTAATGACCAATTCAGAAAGAACTGAGTTCTCAATGTTTTCATAAGCCTTACCAGACAATACTCCGTGGGTAG
Protein-coding sequences here:
- a CDS encoding 50S ribosomal protein L25/general stress protein Ctc; translation: MKSIEIIGFKRANLDRRSLDAIRDEGNVPCVVYGPGIKEQIHFTSPAILFRDLIYTPEVHMVDLNIEGTIIKAILREAQFHPVSEVLLHADFLAFSDEKAIKMEIPVRPYGSSPGIIKGGKLEIKTRTLLVKGLANDLPDEIPFDISTLELGKSVKVADLSVEKFELLNSPNVTIATIGIPRALRGKKGEEETEN